In the genome of Leptospira sanjuanensis, one region contains:
- a CDS encoding 1-acyl-sn-glycerol-3-phosphate acyltransferase: MQETSTPKNSNATEIVYSTKTYDWLISLVYRTRGILFDSIDEYFSENNHDRILRAQYPTVIIGNHVEEGDVPALAAIHRVIQPKIKFAIPAREDILKKHFLVKEFRPKGTLKFIFGFIDRTNLIPTFLRYIGAFPIKRPFRDNARELLKSGELRNMVDQEWNTLVERVNSGRNLFMFPEGTFNHDGYLNQIKKGVYFIRTKIKDVHFISFTLTYDYISAKKTQLHIAYGENFDVSESANSDEVANIVKERLGKNYVATTGNLLSMILMRLSSEAAVGKDVLLKRLQSFASEVKKKGKEIHVSGKLFGSHLEDAFQHILQRGFEHKLLKLDGNGHVLATEKLLHKEGDTRNLRKKNPFLYHANQLTFHKPELDKILLSLSDSGI; the protein is encoded by the coding sequence ATGCAAGAGACCTCCACTCCCAAAAATTCGAACGCAACTGAAATCGTTTATTCCACAAAAACCTACGATTGGCTGATCAGCCTGGTTTATAGAACCAGAGGAATTCTATTCGATTCGATCGACGAATACTTTTCGGAAAACAACCACGATCGGATTTTAAGAGCGCAATATCCCACCGTCATCATCGGCAACCACGTGGAGGAAGGCGACGTCCCAGCCCTCGCCGCGATCCATAGAGTGATTCAACCCAAGATCAAGTTCGCGATCCCCGCACGGGAAGATATATTAAAAAAACATTTTTTAGTAAAGGAGTTCCGTCCGAAAGGAACACTGAAATTCATCTTCGGTTTTATCGATAGAACCAACTTGATTCCGACATTTTTAAGATACATCGGAGCCTTTCCCATCAAACGCCCGTTCCGCGACAATGCGAGAGAACTTCTCAAAAGCGGAGAACTCAGAAACATGGTCGATCAGGAATGGAACACTCTTGTGGAGCGGGTGAACTCGGGCAGAAATCTCTTCATGTTCCCCGAAGGAACGTTCAACCACGACGGCTATTTGAATCAGATCAAAAAGGGAGTCTACTTTATCCGCACGAAGATCAAGGACGTTCACTTCATCTCCTTCACTCTGACGTACGATTACATCTCCGCGAAAAAGACCCAGCTTCACATCGCATACGGGGAGAATTTCGACGTTTCCGAAAGCGCGAACAGCGACGAGGTCGCCAACATCGTCAAAGAAAGACTCGGAAAAAATTACGTCGCGACGACCGGCAATCTGCTTTCCATGATTCTAATGCGTTTGAGTTCCGAAGCCGCGGTCGGCAAGGACGTTTTGTTGAAACGTCTGCAAAGTTTCGCTTCCGAAGTCAAAAAAAAGGGGAAGGAGATTCACGTCTCCGGTAAGTTGTTCGGTTCTCACCTCGAGGATGCGTTTCAACATATTCTGCAGAGAGGCTTTGAACATAAACTTCTCAAACTCGACGGAAACGGACACGTTCTTGCTACGGAAAAACTTCTTCATAAGGAAGGAGACACGAGAAATTTGAGAAAGAAAAACCCGTTCTTGTATCACGCAAACCAGCTCACCTTTCACAAACCGGAGCTGGATAAAATTCTTCTTTCTTTAAGCGATTCGGGAATTTGA
- the alr gene encoding alanine racemase, translating into MKEIASSWVEISKRSLHNNLESFRSILRPHSILTAILKSNAYGHSIETMARLCIEAGVSRIGVNSIEEAILIREIDSQIPILIMGEIQNPEKQKDALADPNFWIVFSRPATAKILSSLNPSPKLHLKIDTGMGRLGSHGQTLRNTLAELKEAGIVLDGICTHFASTEDVLEHKYSLMQIRKFEEAVALAESFGYKNLIRHTCASASTMLFPHAHYEMVRIGISLYGLWPSMQTRLSLNLTGNKNFQLSPVLSWKTRIAHIQNHPADSYIGYGSTFQTSYPTKVAVVPVGYYEGLDRKLSSNGEMLVQGKRARIIGRICMNMTMLDVTHIPGADVGSVVTIIGQDGEESVTADDVADRTHTINYEITTRISESIPRIVVD; encoded by the coding sequence ATGAAAGAAATTGCCTCTTCCTGGGTTGAAATCTCAAAACGTTCTCTTCACAACAATCTGGAGAGTTTTCGTTCCATTCTCCGTCCTCATTCCATTCTTACCGCGATCTTAAAATCCAACGCGTACGGTCACAGCATCGAAACGATGGCGAGGCTTTGCATCGAGGCCGGTGTTTCGCGTATCGGCGTCAACTCGATCGAGGAAGCGATTCTGATTCGGGAAATCGATTCCCAAATTCCGATCCTGATTATGGGAGAAATTCAAAACCCGGAAAAACAAAAGGATGCGTTAGCCGATCCGAACTTCTGGATCGTGTTCTCAAGACCTGCAACGGCCAAGATTCTTTCTTCTTTGAATCCCTCCCCGAAGCTCCACCTTAAGATCGATACGGGGATGGGAAGACTCGGAAGTCACGGACAAACGTTGCGGAATACGTTAGCCGAACTGAAAGAAGCCGGAATCGTTCTCGACGGGATCTGCACCCACTTTGCGAGCACGGAAGACGTTTTAGAACATAAATATTCTCTAATGCAGATTCGGAAGTTCGAGGAAGCGGTCGCGCTCGCCGAGTCCTTCGGTTACAAGAATTTAATCCGACATACATGCGCTTCCGCTTCGACGATGCTTTTCCCGCACGCTCATTACGAAATGGTTCGGATCGGAATCTCCCTTTACGGACTTTGGCCGAGTATGCAGACCCGTTTGTCCTTGAATCTCACCGGAAACAAGAACTTTCAACTCAGTCCCGTTCTTTCTTGGAAGACGAGAATCGCCCATATCCAAAATCATCCGGCCGACAGTTATATCGGCTACGGTTCCACGTTTCAAACGTCGTATCCGACCAAGGTCGCGGTAGTTCCGGTCGGTTATTACGAAGGACTCGACCGAAAACTTTCGAGCAACGGTGAAATGCTCGTTCAGGGCAAACGCGCGAGAATCATCGGAAGGATCTGCATGAACATGACGATGCTCGACGTTACTCATATTCCCGGAGCGGACGTGGGAAGCGTCGTTACGATCATTGGACAAGACGGAGAAGAATCCGTTACCGCCGACGACGTTGCGGACAGAACGCATACGATCAATTACGAGATTACGACGAGAATCAGCGAATCCATTCCAAGGATTGTTGTAGACTAG
- a CDS encoding DUF1365 domain-containing protein gives MNSCVFQANVMHDRRFPKRNRFRYGIFTFALDLDELEELDSKFRCFGFEKRALFRFSKADHLDFGKRNVKENILEYLQSNGITDPIAKVILVTNLRVMGYVFNPVSFYFFYGPEDSPVCAVAEVGNTFGEQKPFLLGKETWKDGAFRMKTGKFFYVSPFVGLKSEFEFVLKPTDEGLNIRIDALEEGQTVMVTTYVGKKLEFNDRNLIFLFFRYPLVTVQVIVLIHWQAFRLFLKGLPYIQKNENINLQKGVHIGKNH, from the coding sequence TTGAATTCCTGCGTCTTTCAGGCAAACGTGATGCACGATCGGCGATTCCCGAAACGGAATCGTTTCCGATACGGTATATTTACGTTTGCGCTTGATCTTGACGAACTCGAGGAATTGGATTCGAAGTTTCGGTGTTTCGGTTTTGAAAAACGTGCTTTGTTCCGTTTTTCAAAGGCGGACCATCTCGATTTCGGAAAGAGGAACGTCAAAGAAAATATATTAGAATATTTGCAATCGAATGGAATCACGGACCCGATCGCTAAAGTGATTTTGGTTACCAATCTAAGAGTAATGGGATACGTCTTCAATCCGGTGTCGTTTTATTTTTTTTACGGACCGGAGGATTCTCCGGTTTGTGCGGTCGCGGAAGTGGGGAATACGTTCGGGGAACAGAAACCGTTCCTGCTCGGAAAGGAAACTTGGAAGGACGGCGCTTTTCGGATGAAAACCGGAAAGTTCTTTTATGTTTCTCCCTTTGTCGGATTAAAATCCGAATTCGAATTCGTTCTGAAACCGACGGACGAAGGTTTGAACATTCGGATCGACGCCTTGGAAGAAGGGCAGACCGTGATGGTGACCACCTATGTCGGAAAGAAGCTGGAGTTTAACGATCGGAATCTGATTTTCCTATTCTTCCGCTATCCGCTGGTTACGGTTCAAGTAATCGTTTTAATTCATTGGCAGGCCTTCCGGTTATTTCTGAAAGGCCTCCCTTATATTCAAAAAAATGAAAATATCAATTTGCAAAAAGGAGTTCACATTGGAAAGAACCACTGA
- a CDS encoding NAD(P)/FAD-dependent oxidoreductase produces MKKESLAIVGTGISGMGCAHFLQKDFELTIYEKDSYIGGHTNTVDVDEDGKTIPIDTGFIVFNHVTYPNLKRLFEELHVPTKKTSMSFSVQHVAKGLEFCGSGIGGLFAQKRNFLNPRFLRLLYNINRFNNEAPRILEDSKYLHYTLDEYIEAAGYHRDLLEYYLVPMSSAVWSTPDDRMARFPAYALVRFFLNHGFMGLNTQHQWYTVHGGSKEYVKRLTAPFLDRIYTKTAVRSVESEGKKVRITLNNGQSNLFDKAILATHADTSLKLLKKPSSLQKELLKEFEYQRNIATLHTDRSFMPKKKLAWSSWNYRMQNVEGRMKAFTVYWMNCLQGVSDKRDYFVSINDPGTVDPKKVIQEIEYHHPLFNVGSFRAQARLPELNRKGNIFFCGSYFRNGFHEDGLWSARMLSETLLNRRVWD; encoded by the coding sequence ATGAAAAAAGAGTCCCTTGCGATCGTTGGAACGGGAATATCAGGAATGGGCTGCGCTCATTTTTTACAAAAGGATTTCGAGCTTACAATCTATGAAAAGGATTCGTATATCGGAGGTCATACCAATACCGTAGACGTCGATGAGGACGGTAAGACGATTCCGATCGACACCGGATTTATCGTGTTCAATCACGTGACCTATCCGAATTTGAAACGTCTTTTCGAGGAGCTGCACGTTCCCACGAAAAAGACTTCGATGTCTTTCAGTGTTCAACACGTCGCAAAAGGACTTGAGTTTTGCGGTTCAGGAATCGGAGGTCTTTTTGCGCAGAAAAGAAACTTTTTGAATCCGAGATTCCTGCGGCTTTTGTACAATATAAACCGCTTTAACAACGAAGCGCCTCGAATTTTAGAAGATTCAAAATATCTACATTACACTTTGGACGAATATATAGAAGCAGCAGGGTATCATCGGGATCTCCTCGAATATTATCTTGTTCCGATGAGCTCCGCGGTTTGGTCTACACCGGATGATCGAATGGCTCGGTTTCCCGCATACGCGCTGGTTCGTTTTTTTCTCAACCACGGATTTATGGGTTTAAATACGCAGCATCAATGGTATACGGTTCACGGTGGATCGAAGGAATACGTTAAACGTCTGACAGCGCCGTTTCTGGATCGGATTTACACGAAGACGGCGGTTCGTTCCGTCGAATCTGAGGGCAAGAAAGTTCGCATAACACTGAATAACGGTCAATCCAATCTTTTTGATAAGGCGATTCTTGCGACGCACGCCGACACTTCGTTAAAGCTGCTGAAAAAACCTTCTTCTTTGCAAAAAGAACTCCTCAAAGAATTCGAATACCAGAGGAATATCGCGACCCTGCACACGGACCGAAGTTTTATGCCGAAAAAGAAACTCGCTTGGTCTTCTTGGAATTATCGCATGCAAAACGTGGAAGGAAGAATGAAAGCGTTCACCGTTTATTGGATGAATTGTCTGCAGGGAGTTAGCGACAAAAGGGATTATTTCGTATCCATCAACGATCCGGGAACCGTCGATCCTAAAAAGGTCATTCAAGAAATTGAATATCATCATCCTCTCTTCAATGTTGGTTCTTTTCGGGCACAAGCGCGTCTGCCCGAACTCAACCGAAAAGGAAATATTTTCTTTTGCGGAAGTTATTTCCGAAACGGATTTCACGAAGACGGACTTTGGTCGGCGAGAATGTTAAGCGAAACTCTTTTAAATCGGAGAGTTTGGGATTGA
- a CDS encoding DUF2062 domain-containing protein, giving the protein MNADHTGTKRKSFFHFLKHFSPKNVMDIIRRELKSGITPEKISLSIVVGAGIGVFPLIGTTMTLCGIAGVLLRLNPVSIQLANYLVYPLQILLIFPFLKTGSAATGTALNLDWAETISVDNVSAIAKGIFDVAGFAVLGWLIWVPGISLVLYFLLLPFMKKASKLFQSKKDR; this is encoded by the coding sequence ATGAATGCGGATCACACCGGAACGAAACGGAAATCGTTTTTCCATTTTCTCAAACATTTTTCCCCAAAGAACGTGATGGACATCATCAGGAGGGAGCTGAAATCGGGAATCACACCCGAAAAGATTTCCTTGAGCATCGTCGTCGGTGCGGGGATCGGCGTCTTTCCTCTGATAGGAACGACGATGACTTTGTGCGGGATCGCGGGCGTTCTGCTTCGTTTGAATCCGGTTTCGATCCAGCTCGCCAATTATCTCGTGTATCCTCTGCAGATTCTTTTGATCTTTCCTTTTTTAAAAACGGGATCGGCCGCTACGGGAACTGCTCTCAACTTGGATTGGGCGGAAACCATCTCCGTGGATAACGTTTCCGCAATCGCAAAAGGAATCTTCGACGTAGCGGGGTTTGCCGTATTGGGTTGGTTGATCTGGGTTCCGGGAATTTCACTGGTTCTATATTTTCTGCTTTTGCCTTTTATGAAGAAGGCGAGCAAATTGTTTCAATCCAAAAAAGATCGATAA
- a CDS encoding S-adenosylmethionine decarboxylase, translating into MSLKTRETQKVVNRFSYLRNSLEIQTADSGETYLSTREPIPVGEVVAVWGGKAVHKNELAGLSGLSTPHRVHKDFYLVSPLHDDGIDSIHLIRQKEDANCGYQGDITLVALRDIAAGEEISFHPAMNSPELALSSGKNADGFRTRFHKHFPTYIQSQIDADEELKVHPAFVDGAWGLLTSIDLESCDPALIRDADAIKRYVVELCDLIEMKRFGETVVVHFGEDERVAGYSMFQLIETSCISAHFANETNTSYIDIFSCKCYDPKVASEFTRKFFQGGAMRLTVTNRF; encoded by the coding sequence ATGAGTCTGAAAACCAGAGAAACACAAAAAGTAGTAAACCGTTTTTCTTATCTCAGAAATTCTCTTGAGATTCAAACCGCCGATTCAGGAGAAACGTACCTCTCGACACGAGAACCGATTCCTGTCGGCGAAGTCGTGGCCGTTTGGGGGGGCAAGGCAGTTCATAAGAATGAGCTCGCCGGTCTTTCCGGATTGTCTACTCCGCACCGAGTTCACAAGGATTTCTACCTTGTATCTCCGTTGCACGACGACGGGATCGATTCGATCCACCTCATTCGTCAGAAAGAGGATGCGAACTGCGGTTATCAAGGTGACATCACCTTGGTCGCTCTGAGAGATATCGCTGCGGGAGAAGAAATTTCTTTTCATCCGGCGATGAATTCTCCAGAACTCGCTCTTTCTTCCGGAAAGAATGCGGATGGTTTTAGAACCAGATTTCATAAACATTTCCCGACTTACATTCAGTCGCAGATCGACGCCGATGAAGAATTGAAAGTGCATCCCGCTTTTGTGGACGGCGCTTGGGGTCTTCTGACTTCCATCGACTTGGAAAGTTGCGACCCGGCGCTGATCCGTGACGCGGATGCAATCAAACGTTATGTCGTTGAACTTTGCGATCTCATCGAAATGAAACGTTTCGGCGAAACCGTTGTCGTTCACTTCGGAGAAGACGAAAGAGTCGCTGGATATTCCATGTTCCAGTTGATCGAAACTTCTTGCATCTCCGCGCACTTCGCAAACGAGACGAATACTTCTTATATCGACATCTTCTCTTGCAAGTGTTACGATCCGAAGGTAGCTTCCGAGTTTACCCGTAAATTTTTCCAGGGCGGCGCGATGAGACTCACCGTGACCAACCGCTTCTAA
- a CDS encoding DUF2505 family protein: MKYKVVQQFPVPLKDLLKAREDRYKYLDKFPELKNVELLEEKKDGNLVYQKRKVKLAESMPKVLATLLSDPSLLENSTFNLDTNTHEFTLAPPGNENIVKISGVSVYKELGPDQSERSYDVEVKSGVFLMGAAIEAVIEEVHKHSLEKDKNSIAEFLNSYKA; the protein is encoded by the coding sequence ATGAAATACAAGGTAGTTCAGCAATTTCCCGTCCCATTGAAGGACCTTCTAAAAGCGAGAGAAGACCGTTACAAGTATTTGGATAAATTCCCCGAGTTAAAGAACGTCGAGCTTTTGGAAGAGAAGAAAGACGGAAACCTGGTCTATCAAAAACGTAAGGTGAAACTCGCCGAGTCCATGCCTAAGGTGCTTGCGACTCTTCTTTCCGATCCGTCTTTATTAGAAAATTCTACATTCAATCTCGATACGAACACGCACGAGTTCACTCTGGCTCCTCCCGGCAACGAAAACATCGTAAAGATCAGCGGAGTTTCCGTATATAAGGAGTTGGGTCCCGATCAATCGGAACGCAGCTACGACGTCGAAGTGAAGTCCGGAGTGTTTTTGATGGGTGCGGCGATCGAAGCCGTTATCGAAGAAGTGCATAAGCATTCTCTGGAGAAGGATAAGAACTCCATCGCGGAATTCTTAAATTCTTATAAAGCCTAA
- the speE gene encoding polyamine aminopropyltransferase, translated as MELWLDEALELKNGRALKIQVKEFLHSRTTPFQKIDVFESVGFGRMFTLDGVVMMTEADEFAYHEMIVHVPMMSHPNPEKVLVIGGGDGGTVREVLKHPSVKEVHLCEIDKGVIDVCYEYFPEIANAMKDPRVKHAYEDGAKYVKDYQNYFDCIMVDSSDPVGPAEVLFKRPFYETMANCLKEGGICTTQGESFYYHGPIIRELFNFIPEIFKHCGYYYTVVPTYPSGIIGFTYCSKGPDPYTVVPDPKRVPQGLKYYSAELHKAAFVLPQFAQKHIVRK; from the coding sequence ATGGAACTTTGGTTAGACGAAGCATTAGAGCTTAAAAACGGACGTGCACTAAAGATTCAGGTAAAGGAGTTTCTGCATTCCAGAACCACTCCTTTCCAAAAGATCGACGTATTTGAATCGGTAGGTTTCGGAAGAATGTTCACTCTCGACGGAGTGGTCATGATGACCGAAGCCGACGAGTTCGCTTATCACGAGATGATCGTTCACGTTCCTATGATGAGCCATCCGAACCCGGAAAAGGTTCTGGTGATCGGAGGCGGAGACGGGGGAACGGTTCGCGAAGTCCTCAAACATCCTTCCGTAAAAGAAGTTCACCTTTGCGAAATTGACAAAGGCGTCATTGACGTCTGTTACGAGTATTTTCCCGAAATCGCGAACGCGATGAAGGACCCTCGTGTAAAACACGCGTACGAAGACGGCGCGAAATACGTGAAGGATTATCAGAATTATTTCGACTGTATTATGGTCGATTCCTCGGACCCCGTAGGCCCGGCGGAAGTTCTTTTCAAAAGACCTTTCTACGAGACGATGGCGAACTGTTTGAAAGAAGGCGGGATTTGCACTACGCAAGGGGAAAGTTTTTACTATCACGGACCGATCATCCGCGAGTTGTTCAATTTCATTCCGGAAATTTTCAAGCACTGCGGTTATTATTATACGGTGGTTCCGACGTATCCTTCCGGGATCATCGGGTTTACCTATTGCTCCAAAGGCCCGGACCCTTACACAGTGGTTCCCGATCCTAAGAGAGTTCCGCAGGGATTGAAGTATTATTCCGCGGAACTGCACAAGGCTGCATTCGTGCTTCCTCAGTTCGCGCAGAAACATATCGTTCGTAAATAA
- a CDS encoding SAM-dependent methyltransferase — MERTTESEIKFPDSGIEIPSSESNSFKFYRSVFFKALSKMRKGSIRLILPNGEKAYLGNPESDDPAEFHKGIIHIHNPVFFKKTVLNGDLGFSESYMDGDWDTDDIRAIISWFLYNLEDSPSVSGSKNRFAHLSWTNLGSRLLHLFRRNSVSGSKKNIVEHYDLGNDFYNKFLDPTMTYSCAYFKSMEESLEKAQLTKLEILCKKLRLQESDHLLEIGTGWAGLSTYAAKHYGCKVTTYTISEEQYRYANEKIRKEHLSDRIEVRLADYRKVEGQYDKLVTVEMLEAVGHEYFEDFFAMCNRVLKKDGIMAHQIITSPDSRYQSFRKGVDFIQKHIFPGSLLPSIARINQAINRTSDFHLHSLEDIGIKYDHTLMTWLKGFDSNIALIRDMGFDESFIRKWRYYFSYCAAAFSMRNISVVQVVYTRPNNLSLRS, encoded by the coding sequence TTGGAAAGAACCACTGAATCCGAAATCAAGTTTCCAGATTCGGGAATCGAAATCCCTTCCTCCGAATCGAATTCTTTTAAATTTTATAGGAGCGTGTTTTTCAAAGCGCTTTCCAAAATGCGAAAGGGTTCGATCCGATTGATTCTTCCGAACGGGGAGAAAGCGTATTTAGGCAATCCGGAAAGCGACGATCCGGCCGAATTTCACAAAGGGATCATTCACATTCACAATCCGGTTTTTTTTAAAAAGACGGTGTTAAACGGAGACCTCGGTTTTTCCGAATCGTATATGGACGGAGATTGGGACACGGACGATATACGAGCAATCATATCTTGGTTTCTGTACAATTTGGAAGATTCCCCCTCCGTGAGCGGAAGTAAGAATCGTTTTGCGCATTTGAGTTGGACGAATCTAGGAAGCAGACTTCTGCATCTCTTTCGAAGAAACTCCGTCTCGGGAAGTAAAAAGAATATCGTGGAACATTACGATCTTGGAAACGATTTTTATAATAAGTTTCTCGATCCTACGATGACGTATTCCTGCGCTTATTTTAAATCGATGGAAGAATCTTTGGAAAAGGCGCAACTCACAAAGCTTGAGATTCTTTGTAAGAAACTTAGATTGCAAGAATCCGATCATCTTTTGGAAATCGGAACGGGATGGGCCGGGTTGTCGACCTATGCCGCGAAACACTACGGTTGTAAGGTGACGACGTATACGATTTCGGAGGAACAATATCGTTACGCGAACGAAAAAATCCGAAAAGAACATCTATCGGATCGTATCGAGGTTCGTCTTGCGGATTACCGCAAAGTGGAAGGACAGTATGATAAACTTGTAACGGTCGAGATGTTGGAGGCTGTGGGACACGAATATTTCGAGGACTTCTTTGCGATGTGCAATCGTGTTTTGAAGAAGGACGGAATCATGGCGCATCAGATCATCACTTCTCCCGATTCGCGCTATCAATCATTCCGCAAAGGAGTGGATTTCATTCAGAAACATATCTTTCCGGGTTCTCTTTTACCTTCGATCGCGAGAATCAACCAAGCGATCAATCGAACGAGCGACTTTCATCTGCATTCTTTGGAGGACATCGGAATCAAATACGATCATACTCTGATGACTTGGTTGAAAGGGTTCGATTCCAATATCGCTCTGATCCGCGATATGGGTTTTGACGAATCCTTTATCCGCAAATGGAGATATTACTTTTCTTATTGCGCGGCCGCCTTTTCGATGAGAAATATCAGCGTCGTTCAAGTCGTTTATACAAGACCAAACAACTTGAGTCTGCGCTCTTAA
- the pyrF gene encoding orotidine-5'-phosphate decarboxylase, with amino-acid sequence MNFQSKFLTRSRSLQSLLCVGLDPDYCKLPEIIKRSPEPLVHFCREIIDATAPYAVAYKPNIAFFEVFGSSGIRQFEKVIGHLKSNYPHIPIVADIKRGDLDNTARQYARYYFGDLQVDSLTLSPYMGLDSLRPFLEYQDHLVFWLCLTSNPDADQFQKKRFSETGRTLYEEVAYVASSISPLNLGFVVGATNPTELGNLRRQNPDRVFLIPGFGAQGAKLEDLLPVCGRYSLINSSRGIHFASNGLDFATRAGQEAEKIHKMMQSQLPNLS; translated from the coding sequence ATGAATTTCCAAAGTAAATTCCTGACCCGGAGCCGATCTCTCCAATCGCTTCTCTGTGTCGGACTCGATCCAGACTACTGCAAACTCCCCGAAATTATTAAACGAAGTCCCGAACCTCTCGTGCATTTTTGCAGGGAGATCATCGACGCGACGGCCCCGTATGCGGTCGCGTATAAACCGAATATTGCGTTCTTCGAAGTCTTCGGTTCTTCGGGCATCCGTCAGTTCGAGAAAGTGATCGGACATCTCAAAAGCAATTATCCGCATATCCCGATCGTAGCCGACATCAAACGAGGAGATCTCGATAATACCGCGAGACAATACGCGCGTTATTACTTCGGTGATCTGCAGGTGGATAGTTTAACTTTGTCGCCCTATATGGGCCTCGATTCTCTTCGTCCTTTTTTAGAATATCAGGATCATCTTGTATTCTGGTTGTGTCTGACTTCCAATCCGGACGCCGATCAGTTTCAGAAAAAACGATTCTCCGAAACCGGACGTACTTTGTATGAGGAAGTCGCATACGTAGCGAGTTCGATTTCTCCTTTGAACTTGGGTTTTGTCGTAGGCGCGACCAATCCGACCGAACTTGGAAATCTTCGCAGACAAAACCCGGACCGAGTTTTTTTGATTCCGGGTTTCGGGGCGCAAGGAGCCAAACTCGAAGATTTATTACCCGTTTGCGGCCGTTATTCCCTGATCAATTCATCCAGAGGGATTCACTTCGCGTCGAACGGACTCGACTTCGCGACGCGAGCGGGTCAGGAAGCGGAGAAGATTCACAAGATGATGCAGTCTCAGCTCCCCAATCTTTCTTAA
- the speD gene encoding adenosylmethionine decarboxylase, with the protein MNALGKHVIAEFYDCDYETINNHELVEDIMLKSVDLSGATTIKSVFHRFSPYGVSGVVVVSESHFAIHTWPEYGYCAVDVFTCGDLIDNQAALDYLKEKFGSKSISVVEMKRGLLNLGVDLHHKPVGN; encoded by the coding sequence TTGAACGCATTGGGAAAACATGTAATCGCCGAGTTTTATGACTGCGATTATGAAACCATTAACAACCACGAATTAGTTGAGGACATTATGTTAAAGTCCGTTGACCTGTCAGGTGCCACGACGATTAAGTCGGTTTTTCATAGGTTCAGTCCGTATGGAGTGAGCGGCGTGGTTGTTGTTAGTGAATCCCATTTTGCTATTCATACCTGGCCCGAATACGGCTACTGTGCCGTAGACGTGTTTACCTGTGGGGATCTCATCGATAACCAGGCAGCCCTGGATTATCTAAAAGAGAAATTCGGCTCGAAGAGCATTTCCGTGGTGGAAATGAAACGTGGTCTATTGAACTTAGGCGTAGACCTGCATCACAAGCCAGTTGGAAACTAA
- a CDS encoding YqaA family protein has product MEFALWESLSKLIPLYGGPGLAVVSFAAATIFPFSSEAALALAIVSGLPPLEAVIWASFGNCAACLLNYGLGYGSETFVHKKLDSSPIFHRLFERMQKTGWPILFLSFLPVIGDPITILSGFFKQRLILFVSVVFTLRIVRYILLAYFFFKS; this is encoded by the coding sequence TTGGAATTTGCACTTTGGGAAAGCCTTTCTAAACTCATTCCGCTTTATGGCGGTCCCGGCCTCGCAGTTGTTTCCTTTGCCGCCGCGACCATCTTCCCGTTCAGCTCCGAAGCGGCGCTCGCACTCGCGATCGTATCCGGACTTCCGCCGCTCGAAGCGGTGATTTGGGCCTCGTTCGGAAATTGTGCGGCCTGTCTGTTGAATTACGGACTCGGCTACGGATCTGAAACGTTCGTTCACAAGAAGCTCGATTCTTCTCCTATCTTTCATAGGCTTTTCGAAAGAATGCAAAAGACGGGATGGCCGATTCTATTCTTGTCGTTTCTGCCTGTGATCGGCGATCCAATCACCATACTGTCCGGTTTCTTTAAACAAAGATTGATTTTGTTTGTGAGTGTAGTGTTCACTCTGCGGATCGTTCGCTATATTCTTCTCGCCTATTTCTTTTTTAAATCTTAG